A region from the Simiduia sp. 21SJ11W-1 genome encodes:
- a CDS encoding OmpA family protein produces the protein MKKALMMLPLACAIAAGNGYADQMGFEVSAGVNATNWDKNRDLEDSTGLMGALGYRINDRWGIEAMYVQNDTETDPGNFDVDAQKLHIDALYHFRTDERVQPYFLMGMGKNRYKYSGGSDSESTFNAGAGIKAYLTDNFLLRGDMRAIRGSEDGHIDLGTNIALTYFFGVRDKAPAPVVKAAPASDADNDGVVDTRDACPQTPANVAVDSRGCPQDSDNDGVADYLDQCPNTESGLKVDDQGCAISLTEAVEIKLGVNFDNNAAVVKPAYFAEIGEVAEFMKSYKDSAVELQGYTDSRGSEAYNKALSQRRADAVRQVLIEQFGIDAARVTAVGYGEANPIASNETAAGREENRRVVASVQSKKTTQLRK, from the coding sequence ATGAAAAAGGCTTTAATGATGTTGCCATTGGCGTGCGCCATCGCTGCCGGCAATGGGTATGCAGACCAAATGGGCTTTGAAGTATCAGCCGGTGTGAACGCCACCAACTGGGATAAAAACCGCGATCTTGAAGACAGCACCGGCCTTATGGGCGCGCTTGGCTATCGCATCAACGATCGCTGGGGCATCGAGGCGATGTACGTACAAAACGATACCGAAACGGATCCCGGAAATTTTGACGTAGATGCACAAAAACTGCATATAGATGCGCTGTACCACTTTCGCACCGATGAGCGCGTGCAGCCCTATTTTTTGATGGGCATGGGTAAAAACCGCTACAAATACAGCGGCGGCAGCGACAGCGAGAGTACCTTTAACGCGGGCGCCGGCATAAAGGCCTACCTGACCGACAATTTTTTGCTGCGCGGTGACATGCGCGCTATCCGCGGCTCTGAAGACGGCCACATAGATCTGGGCACCAACATCGCCCTCACCTATTTCTTTGGCGTGCGCGATAAAGCGCCGGCGCCGGTTGTGAAAGCAGCCCCAGCCTCTGATGCCGATAACGATGGTGTGGTAGATACCCGCGATGCCTGCCCGCAAACACCTGCAAACGTGGCCGTTGATAGCCGCGGTTGCCCGCAAGATTCCGATAACGACGGCGTGGCCGATTACCTGGACCAATGCCCCAATACCGAAAGCGGTTTAAAGGTAGATGACCAGGGTTGTGCTATCTCGCTCACCGAAGCGGTAGAAATAAAGCTGGGCGTAAATTTTGATAACAACGCCGCGGTTGTAAAACCCGCCTACTTTGCTGAAATTGGTGAGGTGGCTGAGTTTATGAAGAGCTACAAAGATTCCGCAGTTGAGTTGCAAGGCTACACGGATTCCCGTGGTTCAGAGGCCTATAACAAAGCCTTGTCGCAGCGCCGTGCCGATGCAGTACGCCAAGTACTGATCGAGCAATTTGGCATTGACGCTGCGCGCGTAACCGCCGTTGGTTACGGTGAGGCCAACCCGATTGCCTCTAACGAAACTGCGGCAGGGCGCGAGGAAAATCGACGCGTAGTTGCCTCGGTTCAATCGAAAAAAACCACCCAATTGCGCAAGTGA
- a CDS encoding LrgB family protein: MSERLHLLLALGSTLGAYQIGRWCNQRLGQPALLHPLLLASILLATGLWLADVPFGYYRSLTGLFDQLLGLATVALAVPLHREFHHVKRYAGPVLVTVLLGSFAACGAALLAAFLAGGQPSLLLALAPKSVTTPIALGIAEQLHTPAGFTTGVVIFTGIVSAVAAPWVFRLCRLTDPRAQGLVLGLNGHGIGTARAFELHPTAGAFASLAMGFTGAFTALWLPALAEALGLLG; the protein is encoded by the coding sequence GTGAGCGAGCGCTTACACCTTTTGTTGGCACTGGGCAGCACCTTAGGCGCTTATCAAATCGGGCGCTGGTGCAACCAGCGCCTGGGCCAGCCCGCGCTCTTGCACCCACTCCTGTTGGCCTCAATTCTGTTGGCCACGGGCCTGTGGCTGGCCGATGTACCCTTTGGCTACTACCGCAGCCTCACGGGCCTGTTTGACCAACTGCTGGGCCTGGCCACCGTGGCGCTGGCTGTACCACTGCACCGGGAATTCCACCACGTGAAACGCTACGCGGGGCCCGTGCTGGTAACGGTGCTGCTGGGCAGTTTTGCCGCCTGCGGTGCTGCGCTTTTGGCGGCATTTCTGGCCGGTGGTCAGCCATCGCTACTATTGGCACTGGCGCCTAAATCTGTCACCACGCCCATCGCCCTTGGCATCGCCGAGCAGCTCCACACGCCGGCCGGATTTACCACCGGGGTTGTGATATTTACGGGCATTGTGAGCGCTGTGGCCGCACCCTGGGTATTTCGCCTGTGCCGCCTCACAGACCCGCGTGCCCAAGGCTTGGTACTTGGCCTCAATGGCCACGGCATTGGCACTGCACGGGCGTTTGAACTGCACCCCACAGCCGGTGCCTTTGCCAGCCTCGCCATGGGCTTCACCGGTGCCTTTACCGCGCTTTGGCTGCCTGCATTGGCCGAGGCTCTTGGGTTGCTTGGCTGA
- a CDS encoding autotransporter domain-containing protein, with protein MKFQHSHALTSTLKPLAAALLLCSTQALAASPFDELVVFGDSLSDSGQFPDAGGPINPNFMVPASGLRFTNRVNGAGSETDLVGVQRLSQQLGLGYLAASTPYLPSPVTGFPAGTNYAVGGYTSAQIKASITDENGSVVFNPAAGPAKVRDGYLAEYGSAKSSTLYYVNGGGNDVLGLTNPADPNNVTNIVTAANTLVEGINALAAAGAEYIMVSNLPDVGNTPAGIGSGAQPLWSPMSSLYNDTLYAGLTASNANVIPVDTRGLMGEILAEPARYGFVDDAVQITATCYDGSGGSCLENPVYGMQQAGNGDPTKLVFNDGVHPTAAAQQIIADYMYSLISAPQELGQLPVLGASLVDADHIGLKNQMQANLASHKLGAGNWQIFARGQGHNLRAQNGYADASAEPRGAALGMQYGLSDTWSLGLAFASNSGDLSFAESGSELEAQSQAVSLFTGFNADRHWANASLHFGKQSYDSSRQVALGVATRTETGDTDGSSLGFSAEYGYNISPHATWDYGPKLELAYRSIDVNGFAEDSGMTTALNVEDQEHTSLTADVGLFVHWRADQLVVTSEWGIRSELKGEDYEVTMSSQTLALNDYSLPGYRQDKGQAWHGNLSASYYFTDAAAITASWQTERGDNRTDLLGLGVSVNF; from the coding sequence ATGAAGTTTCAGCACTCGCACGCCCTGACATCCACCCTAAAGCCCCTTGCCGCTGCACTGCTGCTTTGCAGCACTCAGGCATTGGCTGCATCCCCCTTTGACGAGCTTGTGGTATTTGGCGACAGCCTGTCGGATTCGGGCCAGTTTCCCGATGCCGGCGGCCCCATAAACCCGAATTTCATGGTTCCCGCCAGTGGCCTGCGCTTTACCAACCGCGTGAACGGCGCCGGCAGCGAAACCGACCTGGTAGGCGTGCAACGCCTCAGCCAGCAACTGGGGCTGGGCTACCTGGCCGCCTCTACCCCTTATTTGCCAAGCCCTGTCACGGGTTTCCCCGCGGGCACCAACTACGCGGTGGGTGGCTACACCTCGGCGCAAATCAAGGCATCCATTACCGATGAAAATGGCTCGGTGGTATTTAACCCCGCCGCTGGCCCCGCCAAAGTACGCGATGGCTACCTTGCCGAGTACGGCAGTGCCAAATCGAGCACCCTTTACTATGTGAACGGTGGCGGCAACGACGTGCTGGGCTTAACCAACCCGGCAGACCCGAACAACGTCACCAACATAGTGACCGCCGCCAATACGTTGGTAGAGGGTATTAACGCGCTGGCAGCCGCCGGTGCCGAGTACATCATGGTGTCTAACCTGCCCGATGTGGGCAATACACCTGCAGGCATTGGCTCGGGTGCCCAGCCTTTGTGGTCGCCCATGAGCAGCCTCTACAACGATACCCTCTACGCCGGCCTCACCGCTTCCAACGCCAATGTAATCCCGGTAGATACCCGCGGGCTCATGGGCGAAATTCTGGCCGAACCCGCACGCTACGGCTTTGTTGATGATGCCGTGCAAATAACCGCCACCTGTTACGACGGCTCTGGCGGTAGCTGCCTGGAAAACCCCGTGTATGGCATGCAGCAGGCGGGCAATGGCGACCCCACCAAACTCGTGTTTAACGATGGCGTGCACCCCACAGCCGCGGCGCAGCAGATTATTGCCGATTACATGTACAGCCTTATAAGCGCACCCCAAGAGCTTGGGCAGCTGCCAGTTCTGGGTGCAAGCCTGGTTGATGCCGACCACATAGGCCTCAAAAACCAGATGCAGGCCAATTTGGCAAGCCACAAGCTGGGCGCCGGCAATTGGCAAATCTTCGCGCGCGGCCAGGGCCACAACTTGCGCGCCCAAAATGGCTATGCAGATGCCAGCGCCGAACCCCGTGGTGCAGCGCTTGGCATGCAATACGGCCTGAGCGACACCTGGAGCCTGGGCCTGGCCTTCGCCTCTAACAGCGGTGATTTGAGCTTTGCAGAATCCGGAAGCGAGCTGGAAGCCCAAAGTCAGGCCGTGAGCCTGTTTACAGGCTTTAACGCCGATCGCCACTGGGCCAACGCAAGCCTGCACTTCGGCAAGCAAAGCTACGACAGCAGCCGCCAGGTTGCCCTGGGTGTGGCCACGCGCACAGAAACCGGTGATACCGACGGCAGCTCGCTGGGCTTCTCGGCGGAATACGGCTACAACATCTCACCCCATGCCACCTGGGATTACGGCCCCAAGCTTGAGCTGGCCTACCGCAGCATAGACGTCAACGGCTTCGCCGAAGACAGCGGCATGACCACCGCGCTGAATGTAGAAGACCAGGAGCACACATCACTCACCGCCGATGTGGGCCTGTTTGTACACTGGCGCGCCGATCAGCTGGTGGTTACCTCTGAGTGGGGCATTCGCTCGGAACTCAAAGGCGAAGACTATGAAGTCACCATGAGCAGCCAGACCCTGGCACTCAACGACTACTCACTGCCGGGCTACCGCCAGGATAAAGGCCAAGCCTGGCACGGCAATCTGAGCGCCAGTTACTACTTCACCGATGCAGCCGCCATCACCGCCAGCTGGCAAACAGAGCGCGGCGACAACCGCACAGATCTGTTGGGCCTGGGCGTAAGCGTTAACTTCTAA
- a CDS encoding flagellar basal body-associated FliL family protein, with product MAPKKFSLIVFICLVAVLLAAPGYGQDEEGEAAAKPEALYIPLQPPFVVNYGGPGRLRYLKAELTVRVHDVGAAQSVRHHMPAIRDALVSLMSRQEELVIDTQEGKEQMRKDALGAIQTVIETEEGEDSGVVDVFFDNLIVQR from the coding sequence ATGGCGCCCAAGAAATTCTCCCTGATCGTGTTTATTTGCCTAGTGGCCGTCTTGTTGGCGGCGCCCGGTTACGGGCAAGATGAAGAAGGCGAAGCCGCCGCCAAGCCTGAAGCCCTGTATATCCCGTTGCAGCCACCTTTCGTTGTGAATTACGGCGGCCCGGGGCGGTTGCGCTACCTCAAGGCCGAGCTGACGGTGCGCGTGCACGACGTTGGCGCTGCGCAAAGTGTGCGCCACCACATGCCCGCCATCCGCGATGCGCTGGTGAGCTTAATGAGCCGGCAAGAAGAACTGGTGATAGACACCCAGGAAGGCAAAGAACAAATGCGTAAAGACGCGCTGGGCGCCATTCAAACGGTGATTGAAACCGAAGAAGGCGAAGACAGCGGCGTGGTGGATGTGTTTTTCGACAACCTCATCGTGCAACGCTGA
- a CDS encoding TIGR02444 family protein gives MQTFKEFALRLYGQPEVEAECLHWQDSHGVSVPLLLCCAWLDWRKVGCEPAQLQTLVAPVLAWEQDIVWPMRKLRREFKVAATKDAAAEQARERIKQAELQAELVVLDKLAALPWLPSPHSALASLIQHYQLAECDGFPALRQAVAALQPVRLTGPDN, from the coding sequence ATGCAGACATTTAAAGAATTTGCCTTGCGCCTGTACGGGCAGCCAGAGGTTGAGGCCGAGTGCCTGCACTGGCAAGACAGTCACGGTGTGAGCGTGCCCCTGTTGTTGTGTTGCGCCTGGCTTGATTGGCGCAAGGTGGGCTGCGAACCCGCGCAACTGCAGACACTGGTAGCCCCGGTGCTGGCCTGGGAGCAAGATATCGTGTGGCCTATGCGTAAGCTGCGCCGTGAATTCAAGGTCGCCGCCACCAAAGACGCCGCCGCCGAACAGGCCCGCGAGCGTATCAAGCAGGCGGAACTACAGGCCGAGCTCGTGGTGCTCGACAAGCTTGCCGCCCTGCCCTGGCTCCCCAGCCCCCACTCTGCATTGGCAAGCCTCATACAGCATTACCAGCTGGCCGAATGTGACGGTTTCCCCGCTTTGCGCCAAGCAGTGGCCGCCCTGCAACCGGTGCGCTTAACAGGCCCAGATAACTAG
- the rsd gene encoding sigma D regulator — protein sequence MLENCVTAKERWGGVSDIIDRWLQERQDVLVLYCKLSDYDAFEPEQHGDAVRTLCELLVDYTSAGHFEVYKQLVEEAKEFEDKAAIKEAGELYTKIDPTTDVILDFNDKYQETDDLDALRNDLSHLGDALETRFAAEDRLIAVLHDAHKDLVV from the coding sequence ATGCTCGAAAACTGCGTAACGGCCAAAGAACGTTGGGGTGGCGTCAGTGATATTATCGATCGCTGGCTGCAGGAACGTCAGGATGTGCTGGTTCTGTATTGCAAACTCTCAGACTACGATGCCTTCGAGCCAGAGCAGCATGGCGATGCCGTGCGCACCCTGTGCGAACTGCTGGTGGATTACACCTCGGCGGGCCACTTTGAGGTGTACAAGCAGCTGGTGGAAGAGGCCAAGGAATTCGAAGATAAGGCGGCCATTAAAGAGGCCGGCGAGCTCTACACCAAGATAGATCCAACCACCGACGTGATTCTGGATTTCAACGACAAGTACCAGGAAACCGACGACCTCGACGCCCTGCGCAACGATTTGTCGCACTTGGGTGATGCCTTGGAAACCCGCTTCGCCGCGGAAGATCGCCTTATTGCGGTACTGCACGACGCCCACAAAGACCTCGTGGTGTAA
- a CDS encoding FKBP-type peptidyl-prolyl cis-trans isomerase: protein MIKVKHSLVSGIALASVLLAACGADKKAEEAKLESLESKVSYMFGTNMASQFKQEGFQLDANAIALAINDVQAGKESRISEEEMQQVMQDFQAKAQAQQEEKFNAVAEGNLKESETFLAENAQKEGVQTTESGLQYKVVAEGEGDKPTTADSVTVHYKGTLIDGTEFDSSYSRGEPVSFPVTGVIPGWTEALQLMSPGAKYELYIPSDLAYGPGGTGPIGPNQALIFEVELLSVEASEDKEAAAK from the coding sequence ATGATTAAAGTGAAACACAGCCTGGTATCAGGCATTGCTCTGGCGTCTGTATTGTTGGCCGCCTGTGGCGCAGACAAAAAAGCTGAAGAAGCCAAGCTTGAAAGCCTGGAATCCAAAGTGAGCTACATGTTCGGCACCAACATGGCGAGCCAGTTCAAGCAAGAGGGTTTCCAGCTTGATGCCAACGCTATTGCACTGGCCATTAACGACGTTCAGGCCGGCAAAGAAAGCCGTATCAGCGAAGAAGAAATGCAGCAAGTGATGCAAGACTTCCAAGCCAAGGCCCAGGCCCAGCAGGAAGAAAAGTTCAACGCCGTAGCTGAGGGCAACCTCAAAGAAAGCGAAACCTTCCTGGCGGAAAACGCGCAGAAAGAAGGTGTTCAAACTACCGAATCTGGCCTGCAGTACAAAGTGGTTGCCGAGGGTGAAGGCGACAAGCCCACCACCGCAGACAGCGTGACAGTGCACTACAAAGGCACCTTGATTGATGGCACCGAGTTCGACAGCTCTTACAGCCGTGGCGAGCCCGTCAGCTTCCCGGTAACCGGCGTGATCCCCGGTTGGACAGAGGCACTGCAACTGATGAGCCCGGGCGCCAAGTACGAGTTGTACATTCCATCAGACCTGGCCTACGGCCCAGGCGGCACAGGCCCCATCGGCCCGAACCAGGCGCTGATTTTTGAAGTGGAATTGCTGAGCGTTGAAGCCTCGGAAGACAAAGAAGCCGCCGCAAAATAA
- a CDS encoding CidA/LrgA family protein → MIAGLLILIGFQLAGELISLWLDWPIPGAVVGMVLLLLCLRTASYFGLAGWVSPTERASQALINHLSLLFLPAGVGIFFLPADLQAQWPAVLAAMVGATLLCMLLSAWLLGRFGAKG, encoded by the coding sequence GTGATTGCGGGGCTTTTGATTCTCATCGGCTTTCAGCTGGCCGGTGAACTAATAAGCCTGTGGTTGGATTGGCCCATTCCAGGCGCGGTGGTGGGCATGGTGCTGTTACTGTTATGCCTTCGCACAGCTTCCTACTTCGGCCTTGCAGGCTGGGTTTCGCCCACCGAGCGCGCAAGCCAGGCACTCATTAACCACCTGAGCTTGCTGTTCTTACCGGCCGGGGTGGGCATCTTCTTTTTACCGGCCGACCTGCAGGCCCAGTGGCCGGCAGTATTGGCAGCCATGGTGGGTGCAACCCTGCTGTGCATGCTGCTGAGTGCCTGGTTGCTGGGGCGCTTTGGGGCTAAAGGGTGA
- a CDS encoding disulfide bond formation protein B yields MLPGIRQTYVIVFLGCTGLILTALYMQHMMDMHPCPLCITQRIFVIAVGLLALVAALHNPQALGRKVYGALSLLAAVVGGGVSARHVWIQNLPEDQVPACGPGLEYMFETFPIMEALALLFQGDGNCADVVWSFLGLSIPGWTLVAFIGLAIISGWQALRRA; encoded by the coding sequence ATGCTACCCGGCATTCGCCAAACCTATGTCATTGTTTTTCTGGGCTGTACCGGGCTGATATTGACCGCCCTGTACATGCAACACATGATGGACATGCACCCCTGCCCGCTGTGCATTACCCAGCGCATTTTTGTGATTGCCGTGGGGCTGCTGGCACTGGTAGCCGCATTGCACAATCCACAAGCACTCGGGCGCAAGGTGTATGGCGCCTTGAGCCTGCTGGCTGCGGTGGTGGGCGGTGGCGTATCCGCTCGCCACGTGTGGATTCAAAACCTGCCTGAAGATCAGGTGCCGGCCTGCGGCCCGGGCCTTGAGTATATGTTTGAAACCTTCCCTATCATGGAAGCGCTGGCGCTGTTGTTTCAAGGCGATGGCAACTGCGCCGATGTGGTGTGGAGCTTTTTGGGCTTGAGTATTCCCGGCTGGACGCTGGTAGCCTTTATTGGCCTGGCGATCATCAGCGGCTGGCAGGCCCTGCGCCGGGCGTGA
- a CDS encoding ABC-F family ATP-binding cassette domain-containing protein has protein sequence MIELNQVSLQRGQKFLLEQADLRIHPGQHVGLIGANGTGKSSLFQLLLGALSTDAGHAQVPAQWRIAHMAQEIENTNRTALDHVLDGDTELRRLQGLMATCEGEALARAYADMEHIDGYTADARALQLLAGLGFAPGDELKPVSDFSGGWRIRLNLAQALMCPSDLLLLDEPTNHLDLDTTLWLEQWLKRYAGTLVLISHDRDFLDQTVDRIVNLEGQKLVLYVGNYSAYERQKAERLAQQQLAFEKQQARVAEIEDFVRRFRAKASKAKQAQSRLKELERMESIAPAHIDSPFHFAIPCYEKVSTPLVSLQQAQLGYGEKRLFNNLNLTLLPGMRIGLLGFNGAGKSTLVKALTGDLAPLAGERIAGEHLRVGYFAQHQLQALDLDATPALHLQRLAPKASDQEIRNFLGGFGFNGDLALAKVRPFSGGEKARLALAIIAWQKPNLLLLDEPTNHLDLEMRHALTVALQAFEGAVVVVSHDRHLLRNTVEEFWLVHQGRVEPFAGDLEAYHQWTQALQQTAAPTANTSDDANKVDRKAQRQQAAAQRARLKPLTQALKKAEQQMESFQATLSEVEAAMADTSLYQDDQKDRLHALIQAQAEAKAGLEAAETRWFELSEELELLQAAE, from the coding sequence ATGATTGAACTAAACCAAGTCAGCCTGCAACGCGGGCAAAAATTTTTGCTGGAGCAGGCCGACCTGCGCATCCATCCGGGCCAACATGTGGGCCTGATTGGCGCCAATGGTACGGGTAAATCTTCGCTCTTCCAATTGTTGCTGGGCGCGCTCAGCACCGATGCAGGCCACGCCCAGGTGCCGGCCCAGTGGCGCATTGCGCACATGGCCCAGGAAATTGAAAACACCAACCGCACTGCGCTCGACCACGTGCTGGATGGCGATACCGAGCTGCGCCGCCTGCAGGGGTTGATGGCCACCTGCGAAGGCGAAGCACTGGCGCGCGCCTATGCCGATATGGAACACATAGACGGCTATACCGCCGATGCCCGCGCCCTGCAATTGCTGGCCGGCCTTGGCTTTGCACCGGGTGATGAACTGAAACCCGTGAGCGATTTCTCCGGTGGCTGGCGCATTCGCCTGAATCTGGCCCAGGCACTTATGTGCCCCAGTGATTTGTTATTGCTGGATGAACCCACCAACCACCTGGATTTAGACACCACCCTCTGGCTTGAACAATGGCTCAAGCGCTACGCCGGCACGCTGGTGCTGATATCCCACGACCGGGATTTTCTCGATCAAACGGTAGATCGCATCGTCAACCTGGAAGGCCAGAAGCTGGTGCTGTATGTGGGCAATTACTCCGCCTACGAACGCCAAAAAGCCGAGCGGCTGGCACAGCAACAGCTGGCGTTTGAAAAACAGCAGGCGCGGGTGGCTGAAATTGAAGATTTTGTGCGCCGTTTTCGCGCCAAGGCCTCCAAGGCCAAGCAGGCCCAAAGCCGGCTGAAAGAGCTCGAGCGCATGGAATCTATCGCCCCTGCACACATAGATTCGCCCTTTCACTTTGCCATTCCCTGTTACGAGAAGGTCAGCACGCCGCTGGTGAGCCTGCAACAGGCGCAATTAGGCTATGGTGAAAAGCGCCTGTTTAACAATTTGAACCTCACCCTCTTGCCGGGCATGCGCATTGGCCTTTTGGGCTTTAACGGCGCCGGTAAATCTACCCTCGTAAAAGCACTCACGGGCGACCTGGCACCCTTGGCCGGCGAGCGCATTGCCGGCGAACACCTGCGCGTGGGCTATTTTGCCCAACACCAGTTGCAGGCGCTGGATCTAGACGCCACGCCCGCGCTGCACTTGCAACGGCTTGCGCCGAAGGCCAGCGATCAGGAAATTCGCAACTTTTTGGGCGGTTTCGGCTTTAACGGCGATCTGGCGCTGGCCAAGGTGCGGCCCTTTTCCGGTGGTGAAAAAGCGCGTTTGGCGCTCGCCATTATCGCCTGGCAAAAGCCCAACCTGCTGCTTTTGGATGAACCCACCAACCACCTGGATCTGGAAATGCGCCACGCCCTTACCGTAGCGCTGCAGGCCTTCGAAGGGGCGGTGGTGGTGGTTTCCCACGATCGGCATTTGCTGCGCAACACAGTGGAGGAATTCTGGCTGGTACATCAGGGCCGGGTTGAACCCTTCGCCGGTGACCTTGAGGCCTACCATCAATGGACCCAGGCGCTACAACAAACTGCCGCACCCACCGCCAACACCAGTGACGACGCCAATAAAGTAGACCGCAAGGCCCAGCGCCAGCAAGCTGCCGCCCAACGGGCGAGGCTTAAGCCGCTGACCCAAGCCCTGAAAAAGGCCGAGCAACAGATGGAAAGCTTTCAGGCCACGCTTTCCGAAGTGGAAGCTGCCATGGCCGATACCAGCCTTTACCAAGACGACCAGAAAGACCGTTTACACGCCTTGATTCAGGCCCAGGCCGAAGCAAAAGCAGGCCTTGAGGCCGCTGAGACGCGCTGGTTTGAACTCTCTGAAGAACTCGAACTACTGCAAGCCGCCGAGTGA
- a CDS encoding universal stress protein, with protein sequence MSAQTLLVVIDPVTDDQMALRRAVSLALETQAQLHLFCCTYLTDDEMGSFSSRKDAKHTQVTSTKQWLEELAEPVRAQGIKVRCEVVWNQKWEVMVAQSAGRIGAKFVVKTSFKHSKLERALRRTSDIYLMRTSPCPVLLVKADDDWQNGIVVAAISLEDGQSSHDQLNNKIVSQAQQLANATKAELHLVSAVHHSANLRDLFQLTDSDDHPPAEMVAQRFGVATNRVHLVDGAAIDVIPDSVQKLHADLLVMGTVARTGLAATVLGNTAEKVLDQLSVDLFSVS encoded by the coding sequence ATGAGTGCACAGACGTTATTGGTAGTGATAGATCCGGTCACCGATGATCAAATGGCGCTGCGCCGCGCCGTTAGCCTGGCGCTGGAAACCCAAGCGCAATTGCATCTGTTTTGCTGTACCTATTTAACCGATGACGAAATGGGCTCGTTCAGCTCCCGCAAAGACGCCAAGCACACCCAGGTCACCAGCACCAAGCAATGGCTGGAAGAGTTGGCAGAGCCTGTGCGTGCGCAGGGCATCAAGGTACGCTGCGAAGTGGTGTGGAATCAAAAGTGGGAAGTGATGGTGGCTCAGTCTGCGGGCCGCATTGGTGCCAAGTTTGTGGTGAAAACCAGCTTCAAACACAGCAAGCTCGAGCGCGCACTCAGGCGCACCTCAGACATCTATCTGATGCGTACCTCACCTTGCCCCGTGTTACTGGTCAAGGCTGATGACGATTGGCAAAACGGCATAGTAGTGGCCGCCATCAGCCTGGAAGACGGCCAGTCATCTCACGATCAACTCAACAACAAAATCGTAAGCCAGGCGCAACAGCTGGCCAATGCCACCAAAGCTGAATTGCACCTGGTTTCGGCGGTACACCACTCAGCGAATTTGCGCGATTTATTCCAACTCACCGATTCAGACGATCATCCACCGGCCGAAATGGTTGCCCAGCGTTTTGGTGTAGCCACTAATCGCGTGCACTTGGTAGATGGCGCAGCGATTGACGTCATCCCCGATAGCGTACAAAAGCTGCACGCCGATTTATTGGTAATGGGTACCGTGGCCCGCACCGGCCTTGCCGCCACCGTGCTTGGCAATACCGCAGAAAAGGTGCTCGACCAATTATCCGTTGATTTATTCAGCGTTAGCTAA
- a CDS encoding WD40 repeat domain-containing protein, whose product MKWKAASLLLILWLTACDSTPTPTKSIEVANKGALSASLDATGQYAVIGSIFEGGSLWRVTDFERLYNWNHKAGEQSTLHASAFSADGRWVATATTHTIVFWDLQSGQAVRFWNAPAEILDMALTPTGDFALLGLVDGSAVIFDIKRGGIARTLRHTNRVRKVSLSGNGKLALTGSEDHTAILWDTDTSTALQTFQHEDEVQMVALSEDGTRALTAAKYDKAVLWNLETGRAIGNIPLQASMVKRGLRFTAARFSSDGKQLITGRPDEIVQLWDVASLSELKRWRLPKRETLQPTGASVLALAFAGNHHVAVASNGFIHILK is encoded by the coding sequence ATGAAATGGAAAGCCGCAAGCCTTTTGCTGATCCTCTGGCTCACCGCGTGCGATTCAACGCCCACTCCCACAAAAAGTATTGAAGTTGCCAACAAGGGTGCACTCAGTGCAAGCCTTGATGCCACCGGGCAATACGCAGTGATCGGCTCCATTTTTGAAGGCGGCAGCCTCTGGCGGGTAACGGATTTCGAGCGCTTGTATAACTGGAACCACAAAGCCGGCGAGCAATCCACGCTGCACGCCAGTGCCTTTTCGGCTGATGGCCGCTGGGTTGCCACCGCCACCACCCACACCATTGTGTTCTGGGATTTGCAATCGGGCCAGGCGGTGCGCTTTTGGAATGCACCGGCCGAAATACTCGACATGGCGCTCACCCCCACGGGCGACTTTGCGCTGCTGGGGCTGGTGGATGGCAGCGCGGTTATCTTCGACATCAAACGCGGCGGCATAGCGCGCACCCTGCGCCACACCAACCGGGTGCGTAAGGTGTCACTCTCGGGCAATGGCAAGCTTGCACTCACGGGCTCTGAAGATCACACCGCTATTCTGTGGGATACCGACACCAGCACCGCCCTGCAAACCTTCCAGCATGAAGATGAAGTGCAGATGGTGGCCTTGAGCGAAGACGGCACCCGCGCACTGACCGCCGCCAAATATGACAAGGCCGTGCTGTGGAACCTGGAAACCGGCCGCGCCATCGGCAACATTCCGCTACAGGCCTCAATGGTTAAGCGCGGCCTGCGCTTTACTGCCGCGCGCTTTTCCAGCGACGGCAAACAGCTCATCACCGGCCGCCCCGATGAAATAGTGCAGCTGTGGGACGTGGCGAGCCTTAGCGAGCTTAAGCGCTGGCGCCTGCCCAAGCGCGAAACCCTACAGCCCACCGGCGCCTCTGTGTTGGCGCTGGCCTTTGCGGGCAACCACCATGTGGCCGTTGCCAGTAACGGCTTTATTCACATCCTTAAATAA